The following proteins come from a genomic window of Bactrocera dorsalis isolate Fly_Bdor chromosome 6, ASM2337382v1, whole genome shotgun sequence:
- the LOC125779338 gene encoding uncharacterized protein LOC125779338, with translation MADLMWLDNVSKEQLISFAQSLGVDHIGTTREIRKRITTLAAKAHGDPEVEEQFLKMEAAYTAGETASRDEGDQKTTFPADQDRGTASTFAESSRLQPPQINRLLQQNHIVTFAPIIDQVRKWSVKYDGGRDPLAFVERLEELSEVYMVNMDILPTAMPELLCGTALQWYRNNNEHWESWTTFKEDFLRFFLPARYFERLEDNIRQRRQHVREKYKDYVLAMQSLMRHVVYNPEERLERIFRNSHTDYLLYIQRRDFETLAELITLAEEYEGIYKGQRRGVEPPRREMTRHIIGDHEVRNVSRPLPRPPQHHATVEAHRQQPSTSRTFSPGNICFRCGQEGHYARKCRNPKKLCCRECGRADVLTKECCHKQQGNDQGFRQRQGAANPRDSAPNNQ, from the coding sequence ATGGCAGATCTCATGTGGTTAGACAACGTGTCCAAGGAGCAACTAATCTCCTTCGCACAGAGTCTGGGAGTTGACCACATAGGCACCACGCGGGAGATTCGTAAGCGCATAACTACATTGGCAGCCAAGGCGCACGGAGACCCGGAAGTAgaagaacaatttttaaaaatggaagctGCATACACAGCAGGTGAGACCGCTTCACGAGACGAAGGCGATCAAAAGACAACCTTCCCCGCCGATCAAGACAGAGGGACCGCGAGCACTTTCGCGGAATCATCACGGCTACAGCCGCCACAAATCAACAGGTTACTTCAACAGAACCACATTGTTACATTCGCACCCATCATCGACCAGGTGAGGAAGTGGTCCGTGAAATACGACGGCGGGCGAGACCCATTAGCGTTTGTCGAGAGATTAGAAGAGCTCTCCGAAGTGTACATGGTGAATATGGACATTCTTCCAACAGCCATGCCCGAATTATTGTGCGGTACCGCTCTCCAATGGTATCGCAACAATAACGAACATTGGGAGAGTTGGACCACCTTCAAAGAGGACTTTCTGCGCTTCTTCCTACCAGCACGTTACTTCGAACGCCTCGAAGATAACATACGGCAGCGAAGACAACACGTTCGAGAAAAATACAAGGACTACGTTCTAGCTATGCAGAGCTTAATGCGACACGTTGTGTATAATCCGGAAGAGCGACTGGAAAGAATTTTTCGGAATAGTCACACCGATTATTTGCTCTACATTCAGCGGCGAGATTTCGAGACGCTGGCCGAACTCATCACACTGGCAGAAGAGTACGAAGGGATATATAAAGGACAACGACGAGGAGTAGAGCCACCTCGACGCGAGATGACGAGACACATCATAGGTGACCACGAGGTGAGAAATGTAAGTAGGCCGTTACCACGTCCACCACAACACCACGCAACGGTAGAGGCGCATCGCCAGCAACCATCTACGAGTAGAACCTTTAGCCCTGGAAATATATGCTTCAGATGCGGTCAGGAAGGTCACTATGCTAGGAAATGCCGTAATCCCAAGAAATTGTGTTGCAGGGAGTGTGGCCGAGCGGACGTGCTAACGAAAGAATGTTGTCATAAACAACAGGGAAACGACCAAGGGTTTCGCCAAAGACAAGGCGCGGCGAACCCACGGGACTCAGCGCCGAACAACCAATAA